The following proteins are encoded in a genomic region of Candidatus Latescibacter sp.:
- a CDS encoding RidA family protein — MKKMTFSLIVGMVFLAFFTQMLWAEPAVKKFFPSEGGSKLYSSGVMVGKTYFVAGSGSALQGGGQPETFPDQARQCWKNIEKTLQMAGLGLGNVVQCWIMLDDLKNYQAMDDVFAELFPTNPPARTTLGIATIPQGNHIEITAIAYTDLSERKCTRNMFSSIKFSPGVIAGNTLYISGDFVPTKGEKRTFPEQVTQSMTIVGGILQEAGLDYSNIVWSNVYLDKYSNLGAFNKIYSEFFPKGNEPARANVFVNNFPGNINIKFACIATLDKAGHKVVRDAGMKCGPPELYESSSPAVWAGDMLYLSAQYGSTPGQKTALEEQIDQVMKSHQDILQKAGLDFKDIVSANVFLRTIDDYGPLNKVYPNYFTASRPGVRTCFQPFGGSEPNDTLVRMYFFAARTKTE; from the coding sequence ATGAAAAAAATGACTTTCAGCCTGATAGTCGGTATGGTGTTCTTGGCGTTTTTTACCCAGATGCTCTGGGCGGAGCCTGCGGTAAAGAAATTTTTCCCCTCTGAAGGCGGCTCCAAACTGTATTCATCGGGAGTGATGGTGGGCAAAACCTATTTTGTGGCCGGCTCAGGTTCGGCGCTCCAGGGCGGGGGGCAGCCGGAGACCTTTCCCGACCAGGCGCGGCAGTGCTGGAAGAACATCGAGAAGACCTTGCAGATGGCCGGTCTGGGCCTGGGAAACGTGGTACAGTGCTGGATCATGCTCGATGATCTGAAAAATTACCAGGCTATGGACGATGTGTTCGCCGAGTTATTCCCCACTAACCCACCCGCACGCACCACACTCGGAATTGCTACCATTCCCCAGGGCAATCACATCGAAATCACTGCCATTGCCTACACCGATCTCTCCGAACGTAAATGCACCCGGAACATGTTTTCGAGCATCAAATTCAGCCCGGGTGTCATTGCCGGGAATACCCTCTATATTTCAGGGGATTTTGTTCCAACTAAAGGTGAGAAAAGAACGTTTCCGGAACAAGTAACACAATCGATGACTATCGTGGGGGGTATCCTTCAAGAGGCTGGACTCGATTACAGCAATATAGTATGGAGCAACGTATATCTTGACAAATACAGCAATCTCGGCGCCTTTAATAAGATATACAGCGAGTTTTTCCCGAAAGGAAATGAGCCTGCCCGGGCCAATGTGTTTGTGAACAATTTCCCCGGCAACATCAATATAAAATTCGCCTGCATCGCCACCCTGGACAAAGCGGGCCATAAAGTTGTCAGAGACGCCGGAATGAAATGCGGCCCCCCGGAGCTTTATGAATCATCAAGCCCCGCGGTGTGGGCAGGTGATATGCTCTACCTTTCGGCGCAGTATGGTTCTACTCCCGGACAGAAAACCGCTCTGGAAGAGCAGATCGACCAGGTGATGAAGAGCCATCAGGATATACTCCAGAAAGCAGGGCTTGATTTCAAGGATATTGTATCGGCGAATGTATTTCTGCGCACCATTGACGATTACGGTCCGCTGAACAAGGTGTACCCGAATTATTTCACCGCCAGCCGTCCCGGGGTGCGCACCTGTTTCCAGCCTTTTGGCGGCAGCGAGCCGAACGATACCCTTGTGCGGATGTATTTCTTTGCGGCCCGGACTAAGACGGAATAG